In Takifugu flavidus isolate HTHZ2018 chromosome 13, ASM371156v2, whole genome shotgun sequence, the following are encoded in one genomic region:
- the LOC130535671 gene encoding uncharacterized protein C3orf20-like isoform X2, which produces MDSTGAPKNTPSKPVYFFDQRDQTKKTRDISYFILTNEGSQLGDSSLQTETSEDVGEALCVRRAGDAEPSNLLHRDVLDVYKRDAPQLLNELSLVLSKLEGPSPQGIANILDCTWEDLTAGALVSSRALTLKSAEPVRKAPPNPETPKKHTPIQEPPKGATFSLLQRSHKHPGWITQPSSDEPDWIRSCQRAMEVLRITRNPMKIKITIEDLNEHLVCHYYDEKAEVRRSSERRALPPGTMPAALRSKPVDLPAERKFHYKFSDGSSFIYYPSGRMAVCHSCSALPCGGFYTNVFSDEGRPAILATVTPFGHGSVTDLSSGTVSAMWDQEGGFKSDQHGILTKEWRWLTGVTQMERIVLQVSDQISVMLRSGTSATLMFRWNKSRADILLPVVATRYQPEARACLKTDMRFISATARELRKKQRSSTLDPKRKKVSASFQENPQEEPEGLEQWRQGGVSARKVKRLRQRVQNILGDWLDYYRRATGIRCPNLIRMPDARLRNQVRRAVQEADPSFLSTHEHADIKPAQDKGLLRPEIMSVSPVLQCSAVPLLFKSSPSCAACPVLLRAALRGEGGHRRCCCSATVMPVVTDLEYDALIMGQPPQSHQILVVCVTPPCQPVGTCPEFDLDVLDQLYGGMNLHRTTPCTQCHLDSFRLVRYEMPTRMFGGGLETLLLHRRHNAAPGMFLMYIHGQLLFLGFVFNAHHRTAKDLLKEICRVRGDYRSGLRLPADYKYSDPVHTSAATVADRPHTRTESAPDPEILRASNLLHPVPEDSPSGL; this is translated from the exons ATGGACTCTACTGGTGCGCCGAAAAACACCCCAAGTAAGCCGGTGTATTTTTTTGACCAG CGGGATCAGACTAAAAAGACCAGGGACATTTCCTATTTCATCTTGACAAACGAGGGCTCGCAGTTAGGAGACAGCAG tctgcagacagaaaccaGTGAGGATGTCGGTGAGGCGCTGTGCGTGCGGCGTGCGGGTGACGCGGAACCTTCGAACCTCCTCCATCGGGACGTTTTGGACGTCTACAAACGTGACGCCCCCCAGCTTTTAAACGAGCTGTCTCTCGTTCTATCAAAGCTCGAGGGGCCATCTCCTCAAGGGATCGCGAATATTCTGGATTGCACCTGGGAGGATTTGACTGCAGGGGCGCTGGTGAGCAGTCGAGCTCTGACCTTAAAGTCTGCGGAGCCTGTGCGGAAAGCACCTCCGAACCCAGAAACCCCGAAAAAACACACTCCCATCCAAG AACCCCCCAAAGGTGCAACCTTCTCCTTGTTGCAGAGGAGCCATAAGCATCCAG GTTGGATCACCCAGCCTTCCTCTGATGAGCCTGACTGGATCCGGTCGTGTCAGAGGGCGATGGAGGTCCTGCGGATCACGCGAAATCCTAT GAAAATTAAAATAACGATTGAGGACCTAAATGAGCACCTCGTTTGCCATTATTATGATGAAAAGGCGGAAGTGCGCAGGAGTTCTGAGAGGAGAGCGCTTCCCCCCGGCACCATGCCTGCAGCCCTGCGATCAAAGCCCGTGGACTTGCCAGCAGAGCGGAAATTCCACTACAAGTTCAGCGACGGCTCCTCGTTTATATA CTACCCTTCTGGCCGTATGGCGGTCTGCCACAGCTGCTCGGCTCTGCCCTGTGGAGGCTTCTACACTAACGTGTTCAGTGACGAGGGCCGTCCCGCTATTCTGGCCACCGTCACGCCGTTTGGACACGGGTCTGTCACGGATCTGTCCAG CGGCACCGTTTCAGCCATGTGGGACCAGGAAGGTGGATTTAAGAGTGACCAGCATGGAATCCTAACTAAAGAGTGGAGGTGGCTGACGGGAGTCACGCAGATGGAGAGGATTGTTCTACAA gtgtccGATCAGATCTCCGTGATGCTCCGCAGTGGCACTTCGGCCACACTCATGTTCAGGTGGAACAAGAGCCGGGCTGATATCCTCCTTCCTGTCGTGGCTACGCGTTACCAGCCAGAGGCCAGA GCTTGTTTGAAGACTGACATGAGGTTTATCTCTGCTACTGCTCGAGAACTGAGGAAGAAGCAAAGATCCAGCACTCTGGACCCTAAAAGGAAGAAG GTGTCTGCGTCCTTCCAGGAAAACCCccaggaggagccagagggccTCGAACAATGGAGACAAGGGGGGGTCTCTGCCAGAAAGGTGAAGAGGCTTCGGCAGCGGGTCCAAAACATTTTGGGCGACTGGTTGGATTATTATCGCAGAGCCACAG GGATCAGATGTCCCAACCTGATCAGGATGCCAGATGCCCGGCTGAGGAACCAGGTGAGGAGAGCAGTACAGGAAGCTGATCCGTCCTTTCTGAGTACACATGAGCATGCGGACATTAAACCCGCCCAGGACAAAGGGCTGTTAAG GCCAGAGATTATGTCAGTGAGTCCAGTTTTGCAGTGCTCTGCTGTTCCGCTGCTGTTCaaatcctccccctcctgcgcGGCGTGCCCTGTTTTGCTGAGAGCTGCTTTGCGGGGTGAAGGAGGGCACCGACGATGCTGCTGTAGCGCTACAGTGATGCCCGTGGTGACAGACCTGGAGTATGATGCTCTTATCATGGGCCAGCCTCCCCAAAGTCATCAGatcctggtggtgtgtgtgactcCGCCATGCCAGCCCGTCGGCACGTGTCCGGAGTTTGACCTGGATGTGCTGGATCAGCTTTACGGGGGGATGAACTTGCACAGAACAACGCCGTGCACTCAG TGCCATCTGGATTCATTTCGCCTGGTGAGGTATGAGATGCCAACAAGGATGTTCGGCGGGGGCTTAGAGACTTTACTGCTTCATCGGCGCCATAATGCTGCTCCTGGGATGTTCCTG ATGTATATCCACGGACAGCTGCTGTTTCTTGGCTTCGTATTCAATGCCCACCACCGCACAGCGAAAGATCTTCTGAAGGAAATCTGCAGAGTCAGAGGGGACTACCGATCGGGTCTGCGTCTGCCTGCAGACTACAAGTACAG TGATCCAGTCCACACTTCAGCAGCCACAGTTGCTGACAGGCCACATACAAGAACAG AATCTGCACCTGACCCTGAAATCCTTCGTGCTTCAAATCTCCTTCATCCTGTCCCCGAAGACTCACCTTCTGGCCTCTGA
- the LOC130535671 gene encoding uncharacterized protein C3orf20-like isoform X3 yields MVKRYLTEGRRARAGTHPRAFHRCVNVDKYPPWTLLVRRKTPQVSRCIFLTSLQTETSEDVGEALCVRRAGDAEPSNLLHRDVLDVYKRDAPQLLNELSLVLSKLEGPSPQGIANILDCTWEDLTAGALVSSRALTLKSAEPVRKAPPNPETPKKHTPIQEPPKGATFSLLQRSHKHPGWITQPSSDEPDWIRSCQRAMEVLRITRNPMKIKITIEDLNEHLVCHYYDEKAEVRRSSERRALPPGTMPAALRSKPVDLPAERKFHYKFSDGSSFIYYPSGRMAVCHSCSALPCGGFYTNVFSDEGRPAILATVTPFGHGSVTDLSSGTVSAMWDQEGGFKSDQHGILTKEWRWLTGVTQMERIVLQVSDQISVMLRSGTSATLMFRWNKSRADILLPVVATRYQPEARACLKTDMRFISATARELRKKQRSSTLDPKRKKENPQEEPEGLEQWRQGGVSARKVKRLRQRVQNILGDWLDYYRRATGIRCPNLIRMPDARLRNQVRRAVQEADPSFLSTHEHADIKPAQDKGLLRPEIMSVSPVLQCSAVPLLFKSSPSCAACPVLLRAALRGEGGHRRCCCSATVMPVVTDLEYDALIMGQPPQSHQILVVCVTPPCQPVGTCPEFDLDVLDQLYGGMNLHRTTPCTQCHLDSFRLVRYEMPTRMFGGGLETLLLHRRHNAAPGMFLMYIHGQLLFLGFVFNAHHRTAKDLLKEICRVRGDYRSGLRLPADYKYSDPVHTSAATVADRPHTRTESAPDPEILRASNLLHPVPEDSPSGL; encoded by the exons ATGGTGAAACGTTATTTGACCGAGGGCAGGCGAGCACGGGCGGGAACACATCCGCGTGCGTTTCATAGGTGCGTGAACGTCGACAAATATCCACCATGGACTCTACTGGTGCGCCGAAAAACACCCCAAGTAAGCCGGTGTATTTTTTTGACCAG tctgcagacagaaaccaGTGAGGATGTCGGTGAGGCGCTGTGCGTGCGGCGTGCGGGTGACGCGGAACCTTCGAACCTCCTCCATCGGGACGTTTTGGACGTCTACAAACGTGACGCCCCCCAGCTTTTAAACGAGCTGTCTCTCGTTCTATCAAAGCTCGAGGGGCCATCTCCTCAAGGGATCGCGAATATTCTGGATTGCACCTGGGAGGATTTGACTGCAGGGGCGCTGGTGAGCAGTCGAGCTCTGACCTTAAAGTCTGCGGAGCCTGTGCGGAAAGCACCTCCGAACCCAGAAACCCCGAAAAAACACACTCCCATCCAAG AACCCCCCAAAGGTGCAACCTTCTCCTTGTTGCAGAGGAGCCATAAGCATCCAG GTTGGATCACCCAGCCTTCCTCTGATGAGCCTGACTGGATCCGGTCGTGTCAGAGGGCGATGGAGGTCCTGCGGATCACGCGAAATCCTAT GAAAATTAAAATAACGATTGAGGACCTAAATGAGCACCTCGTTTGCCATTATTATGATGAAAAGGCGGAAGTGCGCAGGAGTTCTGAGAGGAGAGCGCTTCCCCCCGGCACCATGCCTGCAGCCCTGCGATCAAAGCCCGTGGACTTGCCAGCAGAGCGGAAATTCCACTACAAGTTCAGCGACGGCTCCTCGTTTATATA CTACCCTTCTGGCCGTATGGCGGTCTGCCACAGCTGCTCGGCTCTGCCCTGTGGAGGCTTCTACACTAACGTGTTCAGTGACGAGGGCCGTCCCGCTATTCTGGCCACCGTCACGCCGTTTGGACACGGGTCTGTCACGGATCTGTCCAG CGGCACCGTTTCAGCCATGTGGGACCAGGAAGGTGGATTTAAGAGTGACCAGCATGGAATCCTAACTAAAGAGTGGAGGTGGCTGACGGGAGTCACGCAGATGGAGAGGATTGTTCTACAA gtgtccGATCAGATCTCCGTGATGCTCCGCAGTGGCACTTCGGCCACACTCATGTTCAGGTGGAACAAGAGCCGGGCTGATATCCTCCTTCCTGTCGTGGCTACGCGTTACCAGCCAGAGGCCAGA GCTTGTTTGAAGACTGACATGAGGTTTATCTCTGCTACTGCTCGAGAACTGAGGAAGAAGCAAAGATCCAGCACTCTGGACCCTAAAAGGAAGAAG GAAAACCCccaggaggagccagagggccTCGAACAATGGAGACAAGGGGGGGTCTCTGCCAGAAAGGTGAAGAGGCTTCGGCAGCGGGTCCAAAACATTTTGGGCGACTGGTTGGATTATTATCGCAGAGCCACAG GGATCAGATGTCCCAACCTGATCAGGATGCCAGATGCCCGGCTGAGGAACCAGGTGAGGAGAGCAGTACAGGAAGCTGATCCGTCCTTTCTGAGTACACATGAGCATGCGGACATTAAACCCGCCCAGGACAAAGGGCTGTTAAG GCCAGAGATTATGTCAGTGAGTCCAGTTTTGCAGTGCTCTGCTGTTCCGCTGCTGTTCaaatcctccccctcctgcgcGGCGTGCCCTGTTTTGCTGAGAGCTGCTTTGCGGGGTGAAGGAGGGCACCGACGATGCTGCTGTAGCGCTACAGTGATGCCCGTGGTGACAGACCTGGAGTATGATGCTCTTATCATGGGCCAGCCTCCCCAAAGTCATCAGatcctggtggtgtgtgtgactcCGCCATGCCAGCCCGTCGGCACGTGTCCGGAGTTTGACCTGGATGTGCTGGATCAGCTTTACGGGGGGATGAACTTGCACAGAACAACGCCGTGCACTCAG TGCCATCTGGATTCATTTCGCCTGGTGAGGTATGAGATGCCAACAAGGATGTTCGGCGGGGGCTTAGAGACTTTACTGCTTCATCGGCGCCATAATGCTGCTCCTGGGATGTTCCTG ATGTATATCCACGGACAGCTGCTGTTTCTTGGCTTCGTATTCAATGCCCACCACCGCACAGCGAAAGATCTTCTGAAGGAAATCTGCAGAGTCAGAGGGGACTACCGATCGGGTCTGCGTCTGCCTGCAGACTACAAGTACAG TGATCCAGTCCACACTTCAGCAGCCACAGTTGCTGACAGGCCACATACAAGAACAG AATCTGCACCTGACCCTGAAATCCTTCGTGCTTCAAATCTCCTTCATCCTGTCCCCGAAGACTCACCTTCTGGCCTCTGA
- the LOC130535671 gene encoding uncharacterized protein C3orf20-like isoform X1 — protein sequence MVKRYLTEGRRARAGTHPRAFHRCVNVDKYPPWTLLVRRKTPQVSRCIFLTSLQTETSEDVGEALCVRRAGDAEPSNLLHRDVLDVYKRDAPQLLNELSLVLSKLEGPSPQGIANILDCTWEDLTAGALVSSRALTLKSAEPVRKAPPNPETPKKHTPIQEPPKGATFSLLQRSHKHPGWITQPSSDEPDWIRSCQRAMEVLRITRNPMKIKITIEDLNEHLVCHYYDEKAEVRRSSERRALPPGTMPAALRSKPVDLPAERKFHYKFSDGSSFIYYPSGRMAVCHSCSALPCGGFYTNVFSDEGRPAILATVTPFGHGSVTDLSSGTVSAMWDQEGGFKSDQHGILTKEWRWLTGVTQMERIVLQVSDQISVMLRSGTSATLMFRWNKSRADILLPVVATRYQPEARACLKTDMRFISATARELRKKQRSSTLDPKRKKVSASFQENPQEEPEGLEQWRQGGVSARKVKRLRQRVQNILGDWLDYYRRATGIRCPNLIRMPDARLRNQVRRAVQEADPSFLSTHEHADIKPAQDKGLLRPEIMSVSPVLQCSAVPLLFKSSPSCAACPVLLRAALRGEGGHRRCCCSATVMPVVTDLEYDALIMGQPPQSHQILVVCVTPPCQPVGTCPEFDLDVLDQLYGGMNLHRTTPCTQCHLDSFRLVRYEMPTRMFGGGLETLLLHRRHNAAPGMFLMYIHGQLLFLGFVFNAHHRTAKDLLKEICRVRGDYRSGLRLPADYKYSDPVHTSAATVADRPHTRTESAPDPEILRASNLLHPVPEDSPSGL from the exons ATGGTGAAACGTTATTTGACCGAGGGCAGGCGAGCACGGGCGGGAACACATCCGCGTGCGTTTCATAGGTGCGTGAACGTCGACAAATATCCACCATGGACTCTACTGGTGCGCCGAAAAACACCCCAAGTAAGCCGGTGTATTTTTTTGACCAG tctgcagacagaaaccaGTGAGGATGTCGGTGAGGCGCTGTGCGTGCGGCGTGCGGGTGACGCGGAACCTTCGAACCTCCTCCATCGGGACGTTTTGGACGTCTACAAACGTGACGCCCCCCAGCTTTTAAACGAGCTGTCTCTCGTTCTATCAAAGCTCGAGGGGCCATCTCCTCAAGGGATCGCGAATATTCTGGATTGCACCTGGGAGGATTTGACTGCAGGGGCGCTGGTGAGCAGTCGAGCTCTGACCTTAAAGTCTGCGGAGCCTGTGCGGAAAGCACCTCCGAACCCAGAAACCCCGAAAAAACACACTCCCATCCAAG AACCCCCCAAAGGTGCAACCTTCTCCTTGTTGCAGAGGAGCCATAAGCATCCAG GTTGGATCACCCAGCCTTCCTCTGATGAGCCTGACTGGATCCGGTCGTGTCAGAGGGCGATGGAGGTCCTGCGGATCACGCGAAATCCTAT GAAAATTAAAATAACGATTGAGGACCTAAATGAGCACCTCGTTTGCCATTATTATGATGAAAAGGCGGAAGTGCGCAGGAGTTCTGAGAGGAGAGCGCTTCCCCCCGGCACCATGCCTGCAGCCCTGCGATCAAAGCCCGTGGACTTGCCAGCAGAGCGGAAATTCCACTACAAGTTCAGCGACGGCTCCTCGTTTATATA CTACCCTTCTGGCCGTATGGCGGTCTGCCACAGCTGCTCGGCTCTGCCCTGTGGAGGCTTCTACACTAACGTGTTCAGTGACGAGGGCCGTCCCGCTATTCTGGCCACCGTCACGCCGTTTGGACACGGGTCTGTCACGGATCTGTCCAG CGGCACCGTTTCAGCCATGTGGGACCAGGAAGGTGGATTTAAGAGTGACCAGCATGGAATCCTAACTAAAGAGTGGAGGTGGCTGACGGGAGTCACGCAGATGGAGAGGATTGTTCTACAA gtgtccGATCAGATCTCCGTGATGCTCCGCAGTGGCACTTCGGCCACACTCATGTTCAGGTGGAACAAGAGCCGGGCTGATATCCTCCTTCCTGTCGTGGCTACGCGTTACCAGCCAGAGGCCAGA GCTTGTTTGAAGACTGACATGAGGTTTATCTCTGCTACTGCTCGAGAACTGAGGAAGAAGCAAAGATCCAGCACTCTGGACCCTAAAAGGAAGAAG GTGTCTGCGTCCTTCCAGGAAAACCCccaggaggagccagagggccTCGAACAATGGAGACAAGGGGGGGTCTCTGCCAGAAAGGTGAAGAGGCTTCGGCAGCGGGTCCAAAACATTTTGGGCGACTGGTTGGATTATTATCGCAGAGCCACAG GGATCAGATGTCCCAACCTGATCAGGATGCCAGATGCCCGGCTGAGGAACCAGGTGAGGAGAGCAGTACAGGAAGCTGATCCGTCCTTTCTGAGTACACATGAGCATGCGGACATTAAACCCGCCCAGGACAAAGGGCTGTTAAG GCCAGAGATTATGTCAGTGAGTCCAGTTTTGCAGTGCTCTGCTGTTCCGCTGCTGTTCaaatcctccccctcctgcgcGGCGTGCCCTGTTTTGCTGAGAGCTGCTTTGCGGGGTGAAGGAGGGCACCGACGATGCTGCTGTAGCGCTACAGTGATGCCCGTGGTGACAGACCTGGAGTATGATGCTCTTATCATGGGCCAGCCTCCCCAAAGTCATCAGatcctggtggtgtgtgtgactcCGCCATGCCAGCCCGTCGGCACGTGTCCGGAGTTTGACCTGGATGTGCTGGATCAGCTTTACGGGGGGATGAACTTGCACAGAACAACGCCGTGCACTCAG TGCCATCTGGATTCATTTCGCCTGGTGAGGTATGAGATGCCAACAAGGATGTTCGGCGGGGGCTTAGAGACTTTACTGCTTCATCGGCGCCATAATGCTGCTCCTGGGATGTTCCTG ATGTATATCCACGGACAGCTGCTGTTTCTTGGCTTCGTATTCAATGCCCACCACCGCACAGCGAAAGATCTTCTGAAGGAAATCTGCAGAGTCAGAGGGGACTACCGATCGGGTCTGCGTCTGCCTGCAGACTACAAGTACAG TGATCCAGTCCACACTTCAGCAGCCACAGTTGCTGACAGGCCACATACAAGAACAG AATCTGCACCTGACCCTGAAATCCTTCGTGCTTCAAATCTCCTTCATCCTGTCCCCGAAGACTCACCTTCTGGCCTCTGA